The genomic region CGCGACGACGATCTACGGCGGCACCACCGAGGTGCAGCTCAACATCATCGCCGAGCGCCTCCTGGGACTGCCGCGAGACCCGTAAAACCCCTTGCCACCGGGCGTATGCTCGGATCAACCGGTTGCAGACAAGCGTCTGGTGGTAGTCATGGGCAACCTCTCACATCGCGTGACGCGCATCGTCGTGGCCGCCGCCGTCGGGCTGAGTCTGCTGACCGCGCCATCCCTGCTGATCGACCGGTCGACGACCGGTGACGCCGCACCGTTTCAGGCCCGGCCCTGCTACCCCGGGGTCCTGCCCGGTAATCCGTGGGTGCCCTCGTGCAACTTCGGGCCGCGCGGACCCAAGGTGCGCGGCGGCGCGCCGGACCAGAGCGCCGTGATCGCGTGCCGCGACATTCCCGGCTGCCTGTCGTGGTACGTCAACGGGCCCTGGTGACGGGTTTGTCCGACCCCGAAGCGGGAACTGCGCATCCATGAGCAATCAGCGCGATGTCGAGAAACGGTTTAGTGACCCACCCACCACGCGCAAGGCGATCGGCTACGGAGCCGCGGTCATCGTGGTGGCCGGTGTCGCGTTCGTGCTGTTCGCCCTGATCGACAGGTCATCGGTTGCGCTGGCCGCATCGGTACCGGCAGTGCTGCTCATCGGAGGCATCGGCGCCATGGTGAAGGCGTTTCTCGCATGGCGGCAGGGCCGTTCGTGGTTCGCCTGGCAGGGAACGGGCTGGTTTCTGCTCACCCTGTTCCTGGTATGCCTGGCCGTGCCGTATGCGGCGGTCAGCGCCGTCGCCTAACTGTCGTCTCCGCCGACTTTTGCCTCATTGTCGTCTCCGCCGACTTCCGCCTCATTGTCGTCTCCGCCGACTTCCATCTCACGGAGTTCGCGCTTGAGGATCTTTCCCGTCGGGTTGCGGGGCAACTCGTCGATGAAGACCACCTCGCGCGGGACCTTGTAGCGCGCCAGGTTTTCGCGCACGTAATGCTTGATGTCGTCCTCGCCGATGGAGGCGCCTTCGGTCTTGACCACGAACGCCCGCAGCCGGTGGCCCCAATCCTTGTCCTCCACGCCGAGCGCGGTCGCCTCGACGACCTCGGGGTGGCCGCTGATGAGGTCCTCCACCTCGGCGGGGAAGACGTTCTCGCCCCCGGAGACGATCATCTCGTCGTCGCGGCCGCTGACGTAGAGCAGACCGTTCTCGTCGAAGTAGCCCACGTCGCCCGACGACATCAGCCCGTCGATGATCTGCTTGTGGCCGCCGCCGGTGTAGCCCTCGAACGGGAAGAAGTTGCCGACGAAGATCCGCCCGACCTCGCCTTGCGGCAGTTCGTTGCCGTCGTCGTCGAGGATCTTGACCTTGACGCCCTTGACCACGGGTCCGACCGTGGCGGGGTTGATCTGAAGATCCTGCGGCCGCGCGATCGTCGCGTACGCGATCTCGGTCGACCCGTACAGGTTGTAGACCACCGGACCGAGGGCCTTGAGCGTCCGTTGCGCCAACTCCGCACCCAACTGCGACCCGGATACGAACACGATCCGCAGCGACGACAAGTCGGGCTTGCGGTCCATGCCGTCGAGCGCGTCGAGCATGCGCGACAACATGACCGGCACCACCACGACCGCGGTCACCTTGTGCTTCTCGATGTCCTCGAGCACGGTGGTCGGCTTGAAACGGCGCCGCAGCACCAGCGTCGTGCCCAGCATCATCGCGATCGTGGCATGCAGGAAGCCCAACGCGTGGAACATCGGCGCAGGCAGCGACGTGATCTCCCCGCCCTTGAACGGCACGTGCGACAGCACACCGCCGATCGGAGCGAGGGTCGGTGGTGTACTCCTGTTGGCGCCCTTGGGGGTTCCGGTGGTGCCGCTGGTCAGGATGATGATCGAGGAGTGCTTCGTCGCCTTCGGCGCGGGTGTACCGGAGTGACGGTTGACGAAGTGCTCGAGCGTCTCATCGGTGCTGCCCGACGACTCGTCCTTATCGGGGTTGACGCCGAGAGCGCGCAGCTTGCCAAGCGGCGGATCGGCCTTCGACACCGCCTGGCAGTACTCGTCGTCGTAGACGATCAGCTTGGCGCCCTCGCGTTCAGACACCTCCTTGATCTGCGGACCGGAGAACTCACTGTTGAGCAGGATGATGCGGGCACCCGCCCGGGCAGCACCGTAGACCGCGACCAGGAACCAGCGGTGGTTGCGCGCCAAGATCGCCACCCCGTCACCGCCCTTGACGCCCTTCTCCAGCAGTCCATTAGCCGCGGCGTGCGCGGCGTCGTCGAGTTCCTTGAATGTCATCTCGCCGAAGTCGTCGATGACCGCGGTGCGGTTCGGGGTGCGGCGGGCGTTGAGCGCGGGGATCATGCCGAACTCACCCCAGCGCCGGATGTCGGCGACCATGGCGGCGATGTTCTGCGGCGGTTCGAGCTTGAACGCTCCGGCGCCGAACATCTTGGCGGCGTAGTGCAACTCCGCCGATCCGCGTTCGGCGAGCTGTTGGGCTTTGGCGACGGCCTGCGACGGGATATCGGTGAGCTTGACCATGAACCCACCATATGTGACCGGTGTCGCACCGCGGCCGGGAAACTACCATGTCTGCCATGGCCGCACCCCGGTATCTGGAGGTCGACGGCCGGCAGGTGCCCATCACGAATCCGGACAAGGTCGTCTTCGGTGAAGCCGGGATCACCAAAGCCGACCTGATGTCGTACTACCTCAGCGTCGCCGAGGGTGCGCTGCGCGGCGTGCGGGACAGGCCGATGATCCTCAAGCGGTTCGTCAAGGGCATCGCCGAAGAGGCGGTCTTCCAGAAGCGAGCGCCCGAGAAGCGCCCCGATTTCGTCGACGTCGCAGAACTGAAGTACGCCTCGGGCACCTCAGCCAAGGAGGCGGTGCTGCACGATGCCGCCGGAATCGTCTGGGCGGTGAACATGGGCTGTGTCGACCTCAACCCCCATCCGGTCCGCGCCGACGACCTCGCCCATCCGGACGAATTGCGGGTCGACCTCGACCCGATGCCGGGCGTGGCGTGGCCGCAGATCGTGGCGATCGCGATGGTGGCGCGTGAGGTGCTCGAAGAGCACGGGCTGACCGCCTGGCCGAAGACCTCGGGTTCGCGCGGTTTCCACATCTATGCCCGCATTCAACGGCGCTGGCCGTTCAAGTTCGTCCGACTGGCCGCCCAAGCGGTGGCCCGCGAGGTCGAACGGCGCTCCCCCGACCTGGCGACGGCGCGATGGTGGAAGGAGGAGCGCGAGGGCGTCTTCGTCGACTTCAACCAGAACGCATTCGACCGCACCGTCGCGTCGGCCTATTCGGTGCGCGCGACCCCCGACGCACGGGTCTCGACGCCGTTGTTCTGGCCCGAGGTGCCCGACTGCCGGCCCGAGCGGTTCACCATTGCCACCGTGCCCGAGCGATTCGCCGAACTCGGCGACCCGTGGGAGGGCATGGACGACACCGCGGGTTCGCTGG from Mycobacterium sp. IDR2000157661 harbors:
- a CDS encoding DNA polymerase domain-containing protein, which codes for MAAPRYLEVDGRQVPITNPDKVVFGEAGITKADLMSYYLSVAEGALRGVRDRPMILKRFVKGIAEEAVFQKRAPEKRPDFVDVAELKYASGTSAKEAVLHDAAGIVWAVNMGCVDLNPHPVRADDLAHPDELRVDLDPMPGVAWPQIVAIAMVAREVLEEHGLTAWPKTSGSRGFHIYARIQRRWPFKFVRLAAQAVAREVERRSPDLATARWWKEEREGVFVDFNQNAFDRTVASAYSVRATPDARVSTPLFWPEVPDCRPERFTIATVPERFAELGDPWEGMDDTAGSLDQLLDLADRLGPAERAPRGAAKKGTGRRTSAKPLIEIARTKTKDEAMAALDEWRRRYPSVAEKLAPADVLIDGMRGPSSIWYRIRINLQHVPEAERPRQEHLLADYSPWENYSGPQWMRRG
- the fadD2 gene encoding long-chain-fatty-acid--CoA ligase FadD2; this translates as MVKLTDIPSQAVAKAQQLAERGSAELHYAAKMFGAGAFKLEPPQNIAAMVADIRRWGEFGMIPALNARRTPNRTAVIDDFGEMTFKELDDAAHAAANGLLEKGVKGGDGVAILARNHRWFLVAVYGAARAGARIILLNSEFSGPQIKEVSEREGAKLIVYDDEYCQAVSKADPPLGKLRALGVNPDKDESSGSTDETLEHFVNRHSGTPAPKATKHSSIIILTSGTTGTPKGANRSTPPTLAPIGGVLSHVPFKGGEITSLPAPMFHALGFLHATIAMMLGTTLVLRRRFKPTTVLEDIEKHKVTAVVVVPVMLSRMLDALDGMDRKPDLSSLRIVFVSGSQLGAELAQRTLKALGPVVYNLYGSTEIAYATIARPQDLQINPATVGPVVKGVKVKILDDDGNELPQGEVGRIFVGNFFPFEGYTGGGHKQIIDGLMSSGDVGYFDENGLLYVSGRDDEMIVSGGENVFPAEVEDLISGHPEVVEATALGVEDKDWGHRLRAFVVKTEGASIGEDDIKHYVRENLARYKVPREVVFIDELPRNPTGKILKRELREMEVGGDDNEAEVGGDDNEAKVGGDDS